From one Macrococcus sp. 19Msa1099 genomic stretch:
- a CDS encoding type I toxin-antitoxin system Fst family toxin, which yields MEFLLVNVIAPLYVGVALALFSHWLDQRKS from the coding sequence GTGGAATTTCTACTTGTTAACGTTATTGCGCCATTGTATGTTGGCGTAGCACTTGCGTTGTTTTCTCACTGGTTAGATCAGCGTAAGTCGTAA
- a CDS encoding tyrosine-type recombinase/integrase — translation MNSVEPIRDVKKVQEMKEALAYYGSERDVFLFNLGINCGLRVSDMLGLKKKDIKDYTIKLREQKTRKQKQIPLYHLKEDIDRYIQFLEDEDYLFKSNKLDSEGNSKPISRVQAYRILNHSAKCIGLSEIGTHSMRKTFGYHYYNKTKDIALLMDLFNHSSQSVTLRYIGINQDVMNESISNVMENIFL, via the coding sequence ATGAACAGCGTAGAACCGATTCGTGACGTAAAAAAGGTACAGGAGATGAAAGAAGCACTCGCTTATTATGGATCAGAGCGTGATGTCTTTTTATTTAATCTAGGGATTAACTGTGGCTTGAGAGTGAGTGACATGTTGGGATTAAAGAAAAAGGATATTAAGGACTATACAATCAAACTCAGAGAACAGAAGACCCGTAAACAGAAACAAATCCCCCTTTATCATCTAAAGGAGGATATTGATCGTTATATTCAGTTCCTGGAGGATGAAGATTATCTGTTTAAAAGCAATAAACTCGATTCTGAGGGCAATAGTAAACCCATTAGCCGTGTACAGGCTTATAGAATACTGAATCATTCAGCAAAATGTATCGGATTAAGTGAAATCGGAACACATTCAATGCGCAAGACCTTCGGTTATCATTACTACAATAAAACGAAGGATATCGCTTTGTTGATGGATCTATTCAATCATTCATCTCAGTCTGTGACACTCAGATACATTGGGATTAATCAGGATGTTATGAACGAATCAATTAGTAATGTAATGGAAAATATATTTTTATAA
- a CDS encoding ATP-binding cassette domain-containing protein encodes MIKLDNITVIKDEKLIFDNFNIEFKLGESYAIVGKSGSGKSTLLNTIAGFEKPKNGTIFYNNSEIKFNKNFYRYCLGYLFQNYGLVDNKSVNENLDIGLKFKLMTKSEKEKLKEDYIKEFNVNVTKSRKISTLSGGEQQRVSLIRLILKSPSIILADEPTGALDKENGFFIFSKLLSLIDKDKVLIVATHDIDIAHQCDNIINL; translated from the coding sequence ATGATTAAACTAGATAATATAACAGTTATTAAAGACGAGAAATTAATTTTTGATAATTTTAATATTGAATTTAAGTTAGGTGAATCTTATGCTATTGTAGGTAAAAGTGGTTCTGGAAAATCTACACTTCTTAACACAATAGCAGGATTTGAAAAACCAAAAAATGGAACTATATTTTATAATAATAGTGAAATTAAATTTAATAAAAATTTTTATAGGTATTGCTTAGGGTATCTATTTCAAAATTATGGATTAGTAGATAACAAGAGTGTAAATGAAAATTTAGATATTGGTTTAAAGTTTAAATTAATGACTAAATCAGAAAAAGAAAAATTAAAAGAAGATTATATTAAAGAATTTAATGTTAATGTTACAAAAAGTAGAAAAATATCAACTCTAAGTGGAGGGGAGCAACAAAGGGTATCTCTTATTAGACTTATATTAAAGTCACCTAGCATAATTTTAGCAGATGAACCTACTGGTGCTCTTGATAAAGAAAATGGCTTTTTTATTTTTTCTAAGCTGTTATCTTTAATTGATAAAGATAAAGTTTTAATTGTAGCAACACACGATATTGATATAGCTCATCAATGTGACAATATAATAAATTTATAA
- a CDS encoding YxeA family protein produces the protein MKKIILTIIICLVMLFVLLNVRNEHTDRFNPLLSKEISYAKVDKETQNYENIVIYDANGDEKNYKLSFKGYDPSQEYVEITHKGKYVESIKYITKLKFNKIMGK, from the coding sequence ATGAAAAAGATTATTTTAACGATTATAATATGTCTAGTAATGCTATTTGTATTACTAAATGTTAGAAATGAACACACTGATAGATTTAATCCATTACTTAGCAAAGAAATATCATATGCTAAAGTAGATAAAGAAACGCAAAATTATGAAAATATAGTGATTTATGATGCAAATGGCGACGAAAAAAACTATAAACTATCTTTTAAAGGATATGATCCTAGTCAAGAATACGTTGAAATTACACATAAAGGTAAATACGTTGAAAGTATTAAATACATTACTAAATTAAAATTTAATAAAATAATGGGCAAATAG
- a CDS encoding DUF1430 domain-containing protein has protein sequence MKILKIILDLSMLFIIFSILFLFSLKEEEELIPDSNYVIKITEWDFKHSKESIYKELNKISKENDISIYKVSYSDGKNETKKYIYPINSKEKDLTETFNSKKNKLMNFEEVLKKDVRGNYFVKEKNINNTNIQNSLLKLGIKSDIIKISPQILFISLIADNGLLFPILSLFIIYILYFLTKVCSNFKEIAIKKLNGYSNGNIIFEDFHKKILYYISFFAIFIFATILYLNLLEHNSQITLFIKREVILYCLYLLIIIIISIISYFLVIKIDIPSLIKGQKPYKQLRIISTFTKCILLLVFSIIYIGNYNHLKELSLINESKKIWNQMDDYYTVDIAPIFYKEEEKKILQKKFHNLIIYSEKTNNTLLIRNNNVYNPSNTYSNVENSKVLFINKNFIDFYGKLDQDFSIKTDASQIEIILPVNSMSKRKNIELDVNDWIKFQQDGTNINQNSHFISKENDYKIYSFDTRTMKKYSYIYSPVILVIEGNDLGDDFYYTSVSQGSYLFKNYDSTIDNIKKFGLENYVSSVTSFKDKVNSDYKEIKIKYLILLLAQILNIVTISITILFDIKQYFDQNKKLLLIKKIHGYSILHSNITYILLQSLLIIFVGISCYFYFKNIIFIYIMLIFILFQFVLQIIYIYILEKNYTKLIKEI, from the coding sequence ATGAAAATTTTAAAAATAATTTTAGATCTTTCTATGTTATTTATTATTTTTTCGATTCTATTTTTGTTTAGTCTTAAAGAAGAAGAAGAATTGATACCAGATAGTAATTATGTAATTAAAATTACGGAATGGGATTTTAAACATAGCAAAGAATCCATATATAAAGAACTAAATAAAATTTCTAAAGAAAATGACATTTCTATTTATAAAGTAAGCTATAGTGATGGAAAAAATGAAACAAAGAAGTATATTTATCCTATAAATAGTAAGGAAAAAGATTTGACAGAAACCTTTAACAGTAAAAAAAATAAACTTATGAATTTTGAGGAAGTGCTAAAAAAAGATGTTAGAGGAAATTATTTTGTTAAAGAAAAAAATATAAATAATACTAATATTCAAAATAGTTTACTTAAATTAGGAATTAAGTCAGATATAATAAAAATATCTCCTCAAATTTTATTTATTAGTTTAATAGCGGATAACGGATTACTATTCCCTATATTATCATTATTTATTATTTATATTCTTTATTTCTTAACAAAAGTATGTAGCAATTTCAAAGAAATTGCTATTAAAAAACTAAATGGATATTCTAATGGAAATATTATTTTTGAGGATTTTCACAAAAAAATATTATACTATATTTCATTTTTTGCTATTTTTATATTTGCAACGATTCTTTATTTAAACTTACTTGAGCATAACAGTCAAATAACCCTGTTCATAAAAAGAGAAGTTATTCTTTATTGTTTATATTTGCTTATAATTATAATTATATCTATTATTAGTTATTTTTTAGTTATAAAAATAGATATTCCATCACTAATAAAAGGACAAAAACCCTATAAACAACTTAGAATTATAAGCACTTTTACTAAGTGTATATTGCTTTTAGTATTTTCTATTATCTATATAGGAAATTATAACCATTTAAAAGAACTTAGCTTAATTAATGAATCAAAGAAAATATGGAATCAAATGGATGATTATTATACAGTAGATATAGCTCCAATTTTCTATAAAGAAGAAGAAAAAAAAATATTGCAGAAAAAATTTCATAATTTAATTATTTATAGCGAAAAAACAAATAATACTTTACTGATTAGAAACAATAATGTTTATAATCCTAGTAATACATATTCTAACGTTGAGAATAGTAAAGTACTATTTATAAATAAGAATTTCATTGATTTTTATGGAAAATTAGATCAAGATTTTTCAATTAAAACAGATGCTAGTCAGATTGAAATTATATTGCCTGTAAATTCAATGAGTAAACGAAAGAATATTGAATTAGATGTTAACGATTGGATAAAATTTCAACAAGATGGTACAAATATAAACCAAAATTCTCATTTTATAAGTAAGGAAAATGACTATAAAATTTATTCATTTGATACTCGTACAATGAAAAAGTATTCCTATATATATTCACCTGTTATTTTAGTCATAGAAGGCAATGATTTAGGTGATGATTTTTATTATACATCTGTTTCTCAAGGATCATATCTTTTTAAAAATTATGATAGTACTATAGACAATATAAAAAAGTTTGGCCTCGAAAACTATGTAAGTAGCGTTACTAGTTTTAAAGATAAAGTCAATAGTGACTATAAAGAAATTAAAATTAAATATTTAATTTTATTATTAGCACAGATATTAAATATTGTTACTATATCAATAACTATATTATTTGATATTAAACAGTATTTTGATCAAAACAAGAAATTATTACTGATAAAAAAGATTCATGGATATAGTATTTTGCATAGTAATATAACTTATATTTTATTGCAGTCATTGCTAATAATATTTGTGGGTATATCTTGCTATTTTTATTTTAAAAATATAATTTTTATTTATATCATGCTTATTTTCATATTGTTTCAATTTGTTTTACAAATAATATATATATATATATTAGAAAAAAATTACACTAAACTAATTAAGGAGATATAA
- a CDS encoding lactococcin 972 family bacteriocin codes for MNKKLISVSLSGLMLLGIISGVVSAATVYAQGGKWEYGVGEKYVWSYYSHGSKYHASTAIGKYPSESGKTRPGVKAQASAEKSWSGNQTYYKVY; via the coding sequence GTGAATAAAAAATTAATATCAGTTTCTTTATCTGGATTAATGTTATTAGGTATTATTAGTGGTGTTGTTAGTGCAGCAACTGTATACGCGCAAGGTGGAAAATGGGAATATGGAGTAGGAGAAAAATATGTTTGGTCGTACTATTCTCATGGTTCAAAATATCATGCTTCGACTGCAATTGGTAAATATCCTTCAGAGAGTGGGAAAACTCGTCCTGGAGTAAAAGCACAGGCATCCGCAGAAAAATCTTGGTCTGGAAATCAAACATATTATAAAGTGTATTAA